GAACCATACCGTGAAGTTGATTAAAAGACAGATTCAAATACTTCAGCCCTCGTAGCTGAGTTAAAGAATCTGGAATTCCCCCTGAAAAATTGTTGCGTGAAATGTCCAGCTCTAGTAAACCCTGTAAAGCAGATAAAACCTGAGGTATCTCTCCATCAAATGAATTTCCCTGCAGGCGAAGCAGTTCTAAACTCGAACACTTGCCAATTGTGCTTGGAACAATTCCAAATAATCTATTATCAGATAAATCCAACTGTGCTAGATTTTGCAGCAAACCGATTTCTGATGGTACAGGACCAGTGAGTCCATTACCAGATAAATCGAGTAATATTGAAAGGGATTGAAGGCCGATAACCTCTGGAGGTATGGAACCACTGAGACTATTATGAGAGAGATCCAACACGATCAAGTTACGACAGGTTGCAAGACTTGCGGGTATGCTTCCATTGAAATTGTTGAACTTCATGAAGACAAAACTCAGAAAAGATAAATATCTAATTGAAGATGGAATTATTCCTGTGAACTTGTTATTCTCCAAAACCAAATATTCCAAACGTCCAAGTTTCTCAAAATCAACAAGCACAGGGCCAGTGAGATAATTACTGCTAAGATCGAAGAATCTCAGATTAGGGAGGTTCACAATACCCAAGGGAATCGCGTTATGTAGCTGATTTTCGGACAGAGATAAAACCTGCACgtgtttggagagattggccacgGAATTGGGCAGGGTTCCTTTGAGAAAATTTGATGACAAATCGATATATGTCAAAATGGTGCAATTAGTTAAAGAATTAAACAAACTCAAGTCATCTTGCAGTTGATTCTGGGCAAATTCAAGATACATAAGATGCTGCAGCATTCCGAATTCTTTGGGAACTAAGCCAGAAAATCTATTAGACTGAATGGAAATTTCTTTAAGGGCAGATGCATTTGACAATGAAATTGGGATGGGTCCAGTAAATCTATTGTCTGAAAATCTAAGGGCTCTCAGATTTGGAAGAGTGAGGCCTATATCCGAAGGGAGTCTTCCATGCAGTTGGTTATTGTCCACTGATATTTCGGAAATGCTGGAGATGTTGAAGAGACCAGGAGGAATCTCGCCAGTTACATTAATATCTGTAAACGCCAAATTTTCTAAGTTCCCAAGACGAGAGATTTCCTCTGGAATCTGTCCTTTCAAATCATTTTCTCCTAGAAAGATTTGCCATAGGGATGAGAGATTCCCAATGGAGGGTGGAATACTTCCTGTAAGTTTATTTCTGCCCAATCCTAGAGCTCCGAGTTTTCGTAAAGAGTCAAGCTCGGCAGGGATGTTCCCCACCAGCCTGTTGTCAATGAGATCAAGAAACTTGAGGTTTGAACAATGAGATAAGTTGGTGGGTATATTACCTTGGAATGAATTATTGCTGAGGATTAAATATCGTAGGCGGCGCAGTCGACCAATCTCCTGTGGGATTTGGCCATGGAAGCTATTATTTTGGAAATTCATTAGCCTGAGAAATGAGAGATTTCCTACATAAGGTGACAGTGATCCCACCAAGTCTTGAGAGTTGAGGTTCAAGGCCACGACCCTGTCAGGATGCCGCCTACCACATGAAACGCCATGCCAATTGCAGTGGTGCAACGAATCATTCCAAGAATTCAAGACTTGAAAT
This is a stretch of genomic DNA from Hevea brasiliensis isolate MT/VB/25A 57/8 chromosome 12, ASM3005281v1, whole genome shotgun sequence. It encodes these proteins:
- the LOC110662211 gene encoding putative receptor-like protein kinase At3g47110, encoding MAIKWLSFYIPLMWSCLCSFKFNPATCLQNETDRLALISFKKAILQDRFQVLNSWNDSLHHCNWHGVSCGRRHPDRVVALNLNSQDLVGSLSPYVGNLSFLRLMNFQNNSFHGQIPQEIGRLRRLRYLILSNNSFQGNIPTNLSHCSNLKFLDLIDNRLVGNIPAELDSLRKLGALGLGRNKLTGSIPPSIGNLSSLWQIFLGENDLKGQIPEEISRLGNLENLAFTDINVTGEIPPGLFNISSISEISVDNNQLHGRLPSDIGLTLPNLRALRFSDNRFTGPIPISLSNASALKEISIQSNRFSGLVPKEFGMLQHLMYLEFAQNQLQDDLSLFNSLTNCTILTYIDLSSNFLKGTLPNSVANLSKHVQVLSLSENQLHNAIPLGIVNLPNLRFFDLSSNYLTGPVLVDFEKLGRLEYLVLENNKFTGIIPSSIRYLSFLSFVFMKFNNFNGSIPASLATCRNLIVLDLSHNSLSGSIPPEVIGLQSLSILLDLSGNGLTGPVPSEIGLLQNLAQLDLSDNRLFGIVPSTIGKCSSLELLRLQGNSFDGEIPQVLSALQGLLELDISRNNFSGGIPDSLTQLRGLKYLNLSFNQLHGMVPKRGIFLNASAVSLMGNNDLCGGITEMKLPSCLITNSKKNNLSLALKVTIPVVVAAIFFGLLVCSLIFWHRKRISRKKNISMPSFEHQFLRISYAELLKATDGFSLANIIGVGSYGSVYKGFLEQVGIEVAVKVLNLQRRGASNSFMSECQALRTIRHRNLLKLLSVCSSIDFEGYDFKALIYEFMVNGNLEKWLHGRNVGEDGQEGESGNLKLIDRLNIAIDIATAIEYLHNGSSSTIIHGDLKPSNVLLDEEMTAHIGDFGLAKIVSSISGEVHRYQSSSTAIKGSIGYVAPEYGLGDPVSKEGDVYSYAILLLEMFTGKKPIDESFKDDLNLHTFVETNLPDRVMEIVDPRIAFEDGGGSFKDCILSVMRIGVACSVEQPGERMKMRDVISELIKIRCSYLKESLNQG